In Penicillium oxalicum strain HP7-1 chromosome I, whole genome shotgun sequence, a single window of DNA contains:
- a CDS encoding Diphosphoinositol polyphosphate phosphohydrolase aps1, translating to MAQNRSMESRVGRKNQRYGSKGERLVAGVVPLSADKTKVLMIQSAGPGGWVLPKGGWELDESTAAQAACREAWEEAGVICTVLRDLGLIPDMRPSGLLTTQAPKASYQFFEVSVDKEESEWPEMHKRKRQWVSYAQAATALANRPELLEALKRSSLKR from the exons ATGGCCCAAAATCGGTCCATGGAGTCCCGTGTCGGGCGGAAGAACCAAC GCTACGGCTCCAAAGGCGAACGTCTCGTGGCCGGCGTGGTGCCCCTCTCCGCCGACAAGACCAAAGTCCTCATGATTCAATCGGCCGGTCCCGGCGGTTGGGTGCTCCCCAAGGGAGGGTGGGAGCTCGATGAGTCCACCGCGGCGCAAGCGGCTTGTCGTGAAGCCTGGGAAGAAGCAGGAGTCATTTGCACGGTGCTCCGGGATCTTGGCTTAATACCCGACATGCGCCCCTCCGGCCTGTTGACCACACAAGCGCCCAAGGCCTCGTATCAGTTCTTCGAGGTCAGCGTCGATAAAGAGGAGTCTGAGTGGCCAGAGATGCACAAAAGGAAACGACAGTGGGTGAGCTACGCCCAGGCCGCCACTGCCTTGGCCAACCGACCCGAGTTGCTGGAGGCCTTGAAACGCAGCTCTCTGAAGCGATAG